The following are encoded in a window of Dictyostelium discoideum AX4 chromosome 6 chromosome, whole genome shotgun sequence genomic DNA:
- the atp12 gene encoding ATP synthase mitochondrial F1 complex assembly factor 2, with translation MIRSLRLINKNILLSNRKTFTTTSTNNKSNQTQFIIKDDNTVELSEELKASIKLEEQKKIVKEVMEKPQSSKFLKGDVLLEGVKSDGSSLRWYKTAGMCRTEPENPDQGYYPLIDERKIRTPSNHVIITPSKEIAYAVAAEWRAQEKYIKPSRLPITQTIISCLDVRPEGRFKIIGEFINHLATDPICNREKNDSKLKKLQSELYEPILQFANEYYGIPFSISTHLSISKHPKELLDKIERHLHSMNNWELVCLQLISQSSKSFLVALSLYYGKLRLDNLYQTIALEEEYQSETWGRIPFGHDLAECETHNEIAPPLFMLRNMNPIPLPK, from the exons atgattagaTCATTaagattaattaataaaaacattttattatctAATAGAAAAACATTCACTACAAcatcaactaataataagAGCAATCAAActcaatttataattaaagatGATAATACAGTAGAATTATCAGAAGAATTAAAAGCAAGCATTAAATTAGAAGAACAAAAAAAGATAGTTAAAGAAGTTATGGAAAAACCACAAagttcaaaatttttaaaaggtgATGTTTTATTAGAAGGTGTTAAAAGTGATGGTTCATCATTAAGATGGTATAAAACAGCTGGTATGTGTAGAACTGAACCTGAAAATCCTGACCAAGGTTATTATccattaattgatgaaaGAAAAATTAGAACTCCTTCAAATCATGTCATTATTACACCTTCAAAAGAAATTGCATATGCTGTAGCTGCTGAATGGAGAGCTCaagaaaaatatattaaaccATCTAGATTACCAATT acacaAACAATTATATCATGTTTAGATGTAAGACCAGAAGGtagatttaaaatcattggaGAGTTTATTAATCATTTAGCAACAGATCCAATTTGTAATAGAGAAAAGAATGATTcaaaacttaaaaaattacaaagtGAATTATATGAACCAATACTTCAATTTGCAAATGAATATTATGGTAttccattttcaatttcaacacatctttcaatttcaaaacatccaaaagaattattagat aaaattgAAAGACATTTACATTCAATGAATAATTGGGAATTAGTATGtttacaattaatttcacaatcatcaaaatcatttttagttgcattatcattatattaTGGAAAATTAAGATTAGATAATCTTTATCAAACAATTGCATTAGAAGAGGAATATCAATCAGAAACATGGGGTAGAATTCCATTTGGTCATGATTTAGCTGAATGTGAAACTCATAATGAAATTGcaccaccattatttatGTTAAGAAATATGAATCCAATTCCATTAccaaaataa
- a CDS encoding hypothetical protein (4633402D15Rik protein), whose translation MEKRKSIFFANDSEDNTSSGDLSSFTKRGTITPGKIANAREGELSQMIDVESEQKYQEIIELLVTGGYFRARISGLSPFDKVVGGMAWSITASNVDVDADLFFQENSNIKQKVSLSEELIKALNRMKCPFPLQAQHITLLNYITLFPIIRWLITKVIETREETGDLLRMYSISMFSKDYIAPIDEDMKKSLNESCDFIESVEKRYKPTRKFKRANNTKSTPTQTLLEYGKLHRISRLPTNINENKEAAQKLESQLSGKDGSGKDTTEAEREEEEKRIKQMMKGMKGVEGDALSKVSGGVLKSFLPSEEITNLSERYGDMSDLGGAEGAKMMAEKLHRQKITNLEKLIQQKNQELEQIINAHSERQTELEQLQLLVGKKQAFNERIIRETEKLDALETPENTKALQALRSLVLLNETLIAQEELFKQSCKRQMVEYKQKIEQLLSQDASTQEDLQDSDRQQQIQQAFDSDIGKLKKLKLLLNKKNRDISLIQRYLDELPSRAELLQYQRQFVELSEQSSSKLTETRQYYTTYNTFEDKKTLLENELSILNSIQSKYSIAMSSTNNKELFIKSMDQIIDGIQQVLDKSENKWNVEKVRHDTLSDQYMTLLDQERNYYKLTKDFEEECRKNELLIKKLNELQ comes from the exons ATGGAGAAAAGAAAGAGTATATTTTTTGCAAATGATAGTGAAGATAATACATCATCAGGAGATTTAAGTAGTTTTACAAAACGTGGTACAATTACACCAGGTAAGATTGCAAATGCACGTGAAGGAGAGTTATCACAAATGATTGATGTTGAATCGGAACAGAAATATCAAGAAATTATTGAACTTTTAGTTACAGGTGGTTATTTTAGAGCACGTATTTCAGGTTTATCACCATTTGATAAAGTTGTTGGTGGCATGGCTTGGTCAATCACTGCTTcaaatgttgatgttgaCGCTGATTTATTCTTTcaagaaaattcaaatattaaacaaaaagt atcattatcagaagaattaattaaagcaTTAAATCGTATGAAATGTCCATTTCCATTACAAGCACAACATATTACATTATTGAATTATATAACATTATTTCCAATTATAAGATGGTTAATTACAAAAGTAATTGAAACACGTGAAGAAACAGGTGATTTATTGAGAATgtattcaatttcaatgttTAGTAAAGATTATATAGCACCAATTGATGAAGATATGAAGAAATCATTGAATGAATCATGTGATTTTATAGAGAGTGTAGAGAAAAGATATAAACCAACtcgtaaatttaaaagagcCAATAATACCAAATCAACACCAACTCAAACATTATTGGAATATGGTAAATTACATCGTATTTCACGTTTACCaacaaatataaatgaaaataaagaagcTGCACAAAAATTAGAATCACAATTGAGTGGTAAGGATGGTAGTGGTAAGGATACAACTGAAGCAGAACGTGAGGAGGAAGAGAAAAGAATTAAACAAATGATGAAAGGTATGAAAGGTGTAGAGGGTGATGCTTTGTCAAAAGTTAGTGGTGGTGtattgaaatcatttttacCATCAGAGGAGATTACAAATCTATCGGAACGTTATGGTGATATGTCTGATTTGGGTGGTGCAGAAGGTGCAAAAATGATGGCAGAGAAATTACATCGCCAAAAGATTACAAATTTGGAGAAACTAATTCAACAAAAGAATCAAGAATTGGAACAAATTATCAATGCACATTCTGAACGTCAAACAGAGTTGGAACAACTTCAATTGCTTGTTGGTAAGAAACAAGCATTCAATGAACGTATCATTAGAGAGACAGAGAAATTGGATGCATTGGAAACACCAGAGAATACTAAAGCATTACAAGCACTACGTTCATTGGTACTATTGAATGAAACATTGATTGCTCAAGAGGAACTTTTCAAACAATCTTGTAAACGTCAAATGGTAGAATATAAACAAAAGATCGAACAACTCTTATCACAAGATGCCTCTACTCAAGAGGATCTTCAAGACAGTGAtagacaacaacaaattcaacaagcATTCGATAGTGATATTggtaaattaaagaaattgaaattattactcaataaaaagaatagaGATATCTCTTTGATTCAACGTTATCTCGATGAATTACCATCTCGTGCCGAACTATTACAATATCAAAGacaatttgttgaattatcCGAACAAAGTAGTTCGAAATTAACCGAAACCAGACAATACTATACAACCTACAATACCTTTGAAGATAAGAAAACACTTTTAGAAAATGAACTCTCAATTCtcaattcaattcaatcCAAATATAGCATAGCTATGtcttcaacaaataataaagaattattcATTAAATCAATGGATCAAATCATTGATGGTATTCAACAAGTTTTAGATAAATCTGAAAATAAATGGAATGTTGAAAAAGTTCGTCATGATACTTTATCTGATCAATATATGACTTTATTAGATCAAGagagaaattattataaattaacaaaagaCTTTGAAGAAGAATGTAGAAagaatgaattattaattaaaaaattaaatgaattacaataa
- the bub1 gene encoding BUB family protein kinase, protein MSSLSDWENTKENIVPLKTGRDPTKLALFAKQTNQSDEELEKEKQKFEIIINEYQGEDPIDNWLKYIKWVQQSYPGGNMKEQLIVLLERCTRLFLSTEKYKNDPRYLRIWITYADMCRDPIEVFSFLEVQRIGFYLSLLYEARAIVYENKGNYEQADKSFKQGIERKAQPIERLQQKHLDFERRLIARLKHQQQHQQLQQQQQQQNDQLEQQQLDENGNTKLTRSALGTISSSSVHSERKSQQTKGLPLGNSTIDKKRKVGNDQKNNLGFQIFDDEKGGSTTNEVLTDSKFFGSSRKAAALMAAGQTQQTSQMKWDELEPELNKHKENTQLSQKWSDVKLLQKKQKITTAGFQIYCDQDSLSNNNNGSNNNNNNNNNENIPLSPDKLRVHSSKQQSKLEQIQNNPLANFPKVSTSNSSSSSSSSTNKSTSTTTVTTTKNERVGYNKPLFTKENEKHEISFEEYRASLFKKKLIEKQEQQNKKIEKEKEELDIKLKQEQKEQKEKEQKEKEQKEKEELEIKLKQEQQEKELQYQQHQQKQYQQKQQQQQSYNPPSPTMTIHTKQAFHDVMAMFSEPLEFEKNNKSTSSSSSLQLNNVPSSPNPFTESTLMKSTIDNNKNDNNNNNNNNNNNNNNKNTDVSFDEKSIEDQENIDPNQGGGGGNNDGNPLLSSKITNRDVLMKQLFSKDEDEGNQFDQERDMVKTIERIDLLVKGKDTPKFEIFEDSTLASSQLHSKSVSLADKVASKNKQLNPLEQSQNPLKKSILGSSGINGINGNNGGFTIFQDQPNQEKKQPLQQSQLQNPLKNSILGISDANGNGGGGGSGSGSGGFTIFQDQAAEEKKPFNEKEQQQQEEKEKENKIEEEEEEEEKDKEKEINYQNITGNITSTIDPTTVIICSLTPDDGIVNPYLIDHQYLLEQHVSATVQSIQSFFNVGDDLAPLPEQLDQCEPNQLFEDNSIIVQWPFSDITVNFTKCVCKSTMDGSMTFKVERIDDLAMTTSEDSWLSCKVQDPPSIWEFYIGNQIHQRLQERSLTISNSKFPTIHSLYYYTDKSIMLMDHTIDQGTLDDVVSSTNGVPMEEPLAMFHCIELLKMIEDLHLVGIIHGNICANNLHFLFGQTSDWPDWTAGECKGAWKSKGFTLTDFSRSIDTTIYSQDARYQSPIELLPIGTPLEWLKINQSSTTNVGWSYNLDYLGICKVMFHILTCGKEELKLSLSQQTGKLEIINQSIIQKDSFSELDTLWLPFLTTLLNHNGENGNQQTTTTTYILKQQRNLFENYLQSNPVKSKIKSLLRIQNIKLFESMKSKQ, encoded by the exons atgtcatcATTGAGCGATTGGGAAAatacaaaagaaaatatagTTCCTCTTAAAACTGGTAGGGACCCAACTAAACTTGCATTATTTGCAAAACAAACAAATCAATCAGATGaagaattagaaaaagaaaaaca aaaatttgaaataattataaatgaatACCAAGGTGAAGATCCAATTGATAATTggttaaaatatataaaatggGTACAACAATCATATCCAGGTGGTAATATGAAAGAACaattaattgtattattagaGAGATGTACAAGATTATTTTTAAGTACAgagaaatataaaaatgatcCACGTTATTTAAGAATTTGGATTACATATGCCGATATGTGTAGAGATCCAATTGAAGTATTCTCATTTTTAGAGGTACAACGTATAGGTTTCTATCTTTCATTACTCTATGAAGCAAGAGCTATCGTCTATGAAAATAAAGGTAACTATGAACAAGCCGATAAATCATTCAAACAAGGTATAGAGAGAAAAGCTCAACCCATTGAAAGATTACAACAAAAACATTTAGATTTCGAAAGAAGATTAATTGCAAGATtaaaacatcaacaacaacaccaacaacttcaacaacaacaacaacaacaaaatgatcaattagaacaacaacaacttgatgaaaatggtaataCAAAATTAACTAGATCTGCATTAGGTACAATTAGTTCATCTTCAGTTCATTCTGAAAGAAAATCTCAACAAACTAAAGGTTTACCATTAGGTAATTCTACAATTG ataaaaagagaaaagttggaaatgatcaaaaaaataatttaggatttcaaatttttgatgatgaaaaaggtggttcaacaacaaatgaagTTTTAACagattctaaattttttggATCATCTCGTAAAGCAGCTGCTTTAATGGCTGCTGGTCAAACACAACAAACATCTCAAATGAAATGGGATGAATTAGAACCTGAACTTAATAAACATAAAGAAAATACACAACTCTCTCAAAAATGGTCTGATGTAAAACTACttcaaaagaaacaaaaaattacaactgctggttttcaaatttattgtGATCAAGATTCTTTatccaacaacaataatggtagtaataataataataataataacaacaatgaGAATATACCATTATCACCTGATAAATTAAGAGTTCATAGTTCAAAACAACAATCTAAATTagaacaaattcaaaataatccaTTAGCAAACTTTCCAAAAGTATCAACATCAaactcttcttcttcttcttcttcctctaccaataaatcaacatcaacaactacTGTTACCACTACTAAAAATGAAAGAGTTGGTTACAATAAaccattatttacaaaagagaatgaaaaacatgaaatttcatttgaagaATATAGAGCATCACtctttaaaaagaaattaattgaaaaacaagaacaacaaaataaaaaaattgaaaaagaaaaagaagaattagatattaaattaaaacaagaacaaaaagaacaaaaagaaaaagaacaaaaagaaaaagaacaaaaagaaaaagaagaattagagattaaattaaaacaagagcaacaagaaaaagaattacaaTATCAGcaacatcaacaaaaacaatatcaacaaaaacaacaacaacaacaatcatatAATCCACCATCTCCAACAATGACAATTCATACAAAACAAGCTTTTCATGATGTTATGGCAATGTTTAGTGAACCTTTAGAAtttgaaaagaataataaatcaacatcatcatcatcgtcattgcaattaaataatgttccatcatcaccaaatccTTTCACTGAAAGTACATTAATGAAATCAACAatcgataataataaaaatgataataataataataataataataataataataataacaataataaaaatactgATGTTTCATTTGATGagaaatcaattgaagatCAAGAAAACATTGATCCAAATcaaggtggtggtggtggtaataatgatggtaatCCTTTATTATCAAGTAAAATTACAAATCGTGATGTATTAATGAAACAATTATTCTCAaaggatgaagatgaaggAAACCAATTTGATCAAGAAAGAGATATGgtaaaaacaattgaaagaattgatttattagtAAAGGGTAAAGATACTCCAAAGTTTGAAATTTTCGAAGATTCAACTTTAGCTTCAAGTCAATTACATTCAAAGAGTGTTAGTTTAGCTGATAAGGTTGcaagtaaaaataaacaattaaatccaTTGGAACAATCTCAAAATCCATTGAAAAAGTCAATATTAGGTAGTAGTGGTATCAATGGTAtcaatggtaataatggCGGTTTTACCATTTTCCAAGACCAACCAAACCAAGAGAAGAAACAACCAttacaacaatcacaattaCAAAATCCATTGAAAAACTCAATCTTAGGTATCAGTGATgctaatggtaatggtggtggtggtggtagtggtagtggtagtggtggttttACAATTTTCCAAGATCAAGCAgctgaagaaaaaaaaccatttaatgagaaagaacaacaacaacaagaagaaaaagaaaaagaaaataaaatagaagaagaagaagaagaagaagaaaaagataaagaaaaagaaattaattatcaaaatattaCAGGTAATATTACAAGTACAATTGATCCAACCACAGTAATTATTTGTAGTTTAACACCAGATGATGGTATTGTTAATccatatttaattgatcacCAATATTTATTGGAACAACACGTATCAGCTACAGttcaatcaattcaatcattttttaatgttgGAGATGATTTGGCACCACTACCAGAACAATTGGACCAATGTGAACCAAATCAACTTTTTGAggataatagtattattgtTCAATGGCCATTCTCTGATATCACAGTAAACTTTACCAAATGTGTTTGTAAATCAACTATGGATGGTAGTATGACATTTAAAGTGGAAAGAATCGATGATCTAGCTATGACCACCTCTGAAGACAGTTGGTTGTCTTGTAAGGTTCAAGATCCACCCTCAATTTGGGAATTTTATATTGGAAATCAAATCCATCAACGTTTACAAGAGAGATCATTGACAATTAGTAACTCTAAATTCCCAACCATCCATTCCCTCTACTATTATACCGATAAATCCATAATGTTAATGGATCATACTATAGATCAGGGTACTTTGGACGACGTGGTTTCAAGCACCAATGGCGTACCAATGGAAGAACCATTGGCAATGTTCCATTGTATAGAATTgttgaaaatgattgaaGATTTACATTTGGTTGGTATCATTCATGGTAATATTTGTGCAAATAATTTACACTTTTTATTCGGACAAACCTCTGATTGGCCTGATTGGACAGCAGGTGAATGTAAAGGTGCTTGGAAGAGTAAAGGTTTCACATTAACCGATTTCAGTAGATCAATCGATACAACAATCTATAGTCAAGACGCCAGATATCAATCACCAATTGAACTCTTACCAATTGGTACACCATTAGAATGGttaaaaatcaatcaatcatcaacaaccaaCGTTGGTTGGTCTTATAATTTAGATTATTTAGGTATTTGTAAAGTTATGTTTCATATTTTAACATGTGGtaaagaagaattaaaattatcattgtCTCAACAAACTGGaaaattagaaattataaatcaatcaataattcaaaaagatTCATTTTCTGAACTTGATACCTTATGGTTACCATTTTTAACCACATTGTTAAATCATAATGGTGAAAATGGTAatcaacaaacaacaacaacaacatatatattaaaacaacaaagaAATCTTTTTGAAAACTATTTACAATCAAATCCagttaaatcaaaaattaaatctttattaagaattcaaaatattaaattatttgaatcaatgaaatcaaaacaataa